One Spinacia oleracea cultivar Varoflay chromosome 4, BTI_SOV_V1, whole genome shotgun sequence DNA segment encodes these proteins:
- the LOC110805369 gene encoding uncharacterized protein, whose translation MASACVNTIPTPTYPSYAGWLSPRISISSSSPDNKSDLESPSSLKDAGDFEFRLGDNVTMLPADQLFSDGKLVPLQFSTPKPAPPPLSTPPEEEVRSPELEKSFRRSISEDPYLFSPKAPRCSSRWREFLGLKKLQQVNNTNKESQPQSKTTSSSTSGKSIRHFLNRNSKTTSLSTTSGDTCLSLPLLKDSSSSSSSSSSSSTDYESISFSSSRLSLSSSSSGHDHDEIPRLSLDAEKPIVQPVRSLSTGPKLRSVRPRENPRLGRTVSRGVSVDSPRMNSSGRVVFQSLERSSSSPSYFNGGPRHNNKHNRGIMERSYSGNVHVRITPVLNVPVVCSLRGSSKSGVFGFGQLFSSSSTSSSLNGSHSNSRSFHQKKEANHNNNGNNSSFRTKKEKEKEKESS comes from the coding sequence ATGGCTTCAGCTTGTGTAAATACCATCCCAACACCAACTTACCCATCTTACGCCGGCTGGTTAAGCCCTAGAATCTCCATCTCTTCTTCATCTCCTGATAATAAATCTGATCTTGAATCACCATCTTCACTCAAAGACGCCGGAGATTTCGAGTTTCGCCTTGGCGATAACGTCACTATGCTCCCTGCCGACCAGCTCTTTTCCGACGGCAAGCTCGTTCCCTTGCAATTTTCCACGCCCAAGCCTGCTCCTCCTCCGTTGTCTACTCCGCCCGAAGAGGAGGTCAGATCGCCGGAGCTGGAGAAATCTTTCCGGAGATCAATCAGTGAAGATCCTTATTTGTTTTCACCGAAAGCTCCGAGGTGTTCGAGCAGGTGGAGGGAGTTTCTTGGGCTTAAAAAGCttcaacaagtcaacaacaccaacaaagaATCTCAGCCTCAGTCCAAAACGACGTCGTCGTCAACGAGCGGTAAATCTATAAGACATTTTCTTAATCGGAACTCAAAAACGACGTCGTTATCAACAACAAGCGGCGACACTTGTTTGAGCTTACCATTACTAAAAGACTCGTCATCGTCGTCGTCTTCGTCTTCGTCTTCTTCAACGGATTACGAATCAATCTCGTTTTCTTCGTCTcggctttctctctcctcaagctCCTCCGGCCACGACCACGACGAAATCCCGCGACTCTCTCTCGACGCTGAAAAGCCCATCGTTCAGCCCGTCAGATCTCTCTCCACCGGCCCAAAACTCCGTAGTGTTCGGCCCAGAGAGAATCCACGGCTGGGTCGGACAGTAAGCCGAGGAGTGTCAGTTGATAGTCCAAGAATGAATTCATCAGGGAGAGTAGTGTTTCAGAGTTTAGAGCGAAGTTCAAGCAGTCCGAGCTATTTTAATGGCGGACCAAGGCATAATAATAAGCATAATAGAGGAATAATGGAGAGGTCGTATTCCGGTAATGTTCATGTTAGGATAACCCCTGTTCTTAATGTCCCTGTTGTTTGCTCTCTTCGTGGATCTTCCAAGTCCGGCGTTTTCGGGTTCGGTCAATTATTCTCTTCCTCTTCTACATCGTCGTCTTTAAATGGTAGTCATAGTAATTCCAGAAGCTTCCATCAAAAGAAAGAGGCTAACCACAACAACAATGGCAATAATAGCAGTTTCAGAACCAAGAAAGAGAAggagaaagaaaaggagagttcATAG